A genomic stretch from Garciella nitratireducens DSM 15102 includes:
- the yhbY gene encoding ribosome assembly RNA-binding protein YhbY, with protein sequence MLTSKQRSYLRGLANSIPTIFQIGKEGINENLVKQILDALEARELIKISVLNNSLLDPKEVANELVVMVEGDVVQVIGNKIILYKPSKKDPKIMLPL encoded by the coding sequence ATGTTAACAAGTAAACAGAGAAGTTATTTAAGGGGATTGGCAAATTCTATTCCTACTATTTTTCAAATAGGAAAAGAAGGAATCAATGAAAATTTAGTAAAACAAATATTAGATGCTTTAGAAGCTAGAGAATTAATTAAAATTTCAGTATTAAACAATAGCTTACTGGATCCTAAGGAGGTAGCCAATGAATTAGTAGTTATGGTAGAGGGAGATGTAGTTCAAGTAATAGGAAATAAAATTATTTTGTACAAGCCTTCTAAAAAAGACCCTAAAATAATGTTACCTCTGTAA
- the nadD gene encoding nicotinate-nucleotide adenylyltransferase, with amino-acid sequence MIQKDNRYKKIGIMGGTFDPIHYGHLIASKWAKENFELDKVIFIPAGVPPHKKEREVLSAEHRYFMTLLATIDEPDFDVSTIEIDRQGPSYTIDTIKELQAYYKDIQIFFITGADAILEIHTWRNYEELIKSCYFIVATREGYDTKELYKRIEKLDQKFGKRIFHMKIPPVGISSTELRNRIQQGKTVKYLIPPMVEEYIKKKHLY; translated from the coding sequence ATGATTCAAAAAGATAATAGATACAAAAAAATTGGAATTATGGGAGGAACTTTTGATCCTATTCATTATGGGCATTTAATTGCATCAAAATGGGCAAAAGAGAATTTTGAGTTGGATAAAGTAATATTTATTCCTGCTGGAGTGCCTCCTCATAAGAAAGAAAGAGAAGTTCTTTCTGCCGAACATAGATATTTTATGACTCTTTTAGCTACAATAGATGAACCTGATTTTGATGTTTCTACCATAGAAATAGACCGCCAAGGGCCATCGTATACAATTGATACAATAAAAGAATTACAGGCATATTATAAAGATATACAAATATTCTTCATTACAGGGGCTGATGCTATTTTAGAGATTCATACTTGGAGAAATTATGAAGAATTAATAAAATCTTGTTATTTTATTGTAGCGACTCGAGAGGGATATGATACCAAAGAACTATATAAGAGAATAGAAAAATTAGATCAAAAATTTGGAAAAAGAATTTTTCATATGAAGATTCCTCCTGTGGGCATTTCTTCTACTGAGTTAAGAAATAGAATTCAACAAGGAAAAACGGTAAAATATTTGATTCCTCCTATGGTAGAAGAATATATTAAGAAAAAACATTTATATTAA
- the yqeK gene encoding bis(5'-nucleosyl)-tetraphosphatase (symmetrical) YqeK, with translation MLSYDKMKEKIKGYLTPCRYEHTLGVIEAAIKLASKYQVEENSAKIAALLHDCAKNKGEETLLRLAKENNIQLDEVEKMQPSLLHGPIGSVIAQKDFGIKNKDILNAVRYHTTGKKNMTTLEKIIYLSDYIERGRNFPGVEKLRIEAKKDLDQALLLAFNQTIEYVLKKGSLLHVNTVKARNDIIIKVYGNIQK, from the coding sequence ATGCTATCATATGACAAAATGAAAGAAAAAATAAAGGGATATTTAACTCCTTGTAGATATGAACATACTTTAGGAGTAATAGAAGCTGCCATTAAACTTGCATCTAAATATCAAGTAGAAGAAAACAGTGCAAAAATTGCAGCTTTACTTCATGATTGTGCAAAAAATAAAGGAGAAGAAACTCTTTTAAGATTAGCAAAAGAAAATAATATTCAATTAGATGAAGTAGAAAAGATGCAACCTAGCCTTTTACATGGTCCTATAGGAAGTGTAATTGCACAAAAAGATTTTGGAATAAAAAATAAAGATATATTAAATGCTGTAAGATATCATACTACAGGGAAAAAGAATATGACTACTTTGGAAAAGATTATTTATTTATCCGATTATATAGAAAGGGGAAGAAATTTTCCAGGAGTTGAAAAATTACGTATAGAAGCTAAAAAAGACTTAGATCAAGCACTTTTATTAGCATTTAATCAGACTATTGAGTATGTACTAAAAAAAGGAAGTTTATTACATGTTAATACCGTTAAAGCTAGAAATGATATAATAATAAAAGTATATGGAAATATACAGAAATGA
- the rsfS gene encoding ribosome silencing factor, with protein sequence MSSKSIEMAHKIANWIEEKKGQNIQILDISELSTLADYFVLASGSSNTQVQSIADFIEEKSAEYKFSLLRKEGYQTGQWILLDYSEVIVHIFQQEEREFYKLEHLWQDAKNIEYPQV encoded by the coding sequence ATGTCAAGTAAATCAATTGAAATGGCTCATAAAATCGCTAACTGGATTGAAGAAAAAAAGGGGCAAAATATTCAAATATTAGATATAAGTGAACTTTCTACATTAGCAGATTATTTCGTTTTAGCTAGTGGATCTTCTAATACTCAAGTACAATCCATTGCAGATTTTATAGAAGAGAAGAGCGCAGAATACAAATTTTCTTTATTAAGAAAAGAAGGTTATCAAACAGGACAATGGATTTTATTAGATTATAGTGAAGTGATTGTTCATATCTTTCAACAAGAAGAAAGAGAATTTTATAAATTAGAACATTTATGGCAAGATGCAAAAAATATAGAATATCCTCAAGTTTAG
- the leuS gene encoding leucine--tRNA ligase: MAYHFQTIEKKWQKKWDEKKTFKVEKNNKPKYYSLEMFPYPSGKLHMGHVRNYSIGDVIARFKKMAGYNVLHPMGWDSFGLPAENAAIKNGIHPNIWTWDNIENMREQLKQLGISYDWDREIATCTPEYYKWNQWFFLKMYEKGLVYKKKSAVNWCPSCATVLANEQVVDGGCERCGSHVEKRNLNQWFFRITDYAERLLKDMNKLKGWPDKVKIMQKNWIGKSLGAEVSFQIENTTDTIKVFTTRPDTIFGVTYLVFAPEHPLVEKFLQNSPNKEKIKTFIKKMQNLSEIDRTSTETEKIGMFIDAYAIHPITQKRIPILIANYVLMDYGTGAVMGVPAHDERDFEFAQKYQLPISIVIQPKDGEKLTAENQTEAYSGDGIMVNSGKYDGMFNREAYPLIIKELEEKNVGKKTISYRLRDWLISRQRYWGTPIPIIYCDDCGIVPVPEKDLPVKLPTDVEFKNNGQSPLLDCQEFLYTTCPKCGKKAKRETDTMDTFVDSSWYFLRYCDPHNDKKPFNKEKTDYWMDVDLYIGGVEHAILHLLYTRFFTKVLYDFGLISSDEPIKNLLTQGMVLKDGEKMSKSKGNIVSPEEIIANYGADTARLFILFAAPPERDLEWSDQGVEGSYKFLNRVWRLVDELKNLIPFSYKIEQDKLNKVDKELRFILHNTIKKVQEDIEERFNFNTAISAIMELVNAIYHYKDQKEVNRNVLAEAIENLIILLAPFVPHITEEMWKQIGKDQSVHEQSWPQYDKEALKRDEIEIVVQINGKVRDRMMLPISITKQEMEKQALQKEKIKQLLEGKEIVKVITVPKKLINIVVKK; this comes from the coding sequence ATGGCTTATCATTTCCAAACGATTGAAAAAAAATGGCAAAAAAAATGGGACGAAAAGAAAACTTTTAAAGTAGAAAAAAATAATAAACCTAAATATTATTCTTTAGAGATGTTTCCCTATCCATCAGGGAAATTACATATGGGTCATGTTAGAAATTATTCAATAGGAGATGTTATAGCTAGATTTAAGAAGATGGCGGGATACAATGTACTTCATCCTATGGGCTGGGATTCTTTTGGTTTGCCTGCTGAAAATGCTGCGATTAAAAATGGAATTCATCCAAATATTTGGACCTGGGATAATATTGAAAACATGAGAGAACAATTAAAACAACTAGGAATTAGTTATGATTGGGATCGTGAGATCGCTACTTGTACTCCCGAATACTATAAATGGAATCAGTGGTTCTTTTTAAAGATGTATGAAAAGGGATTGGTTTATAAAAAGAAGTCTGCAGTAAATTGGTGCCCTTCTTGTGCTACAGTATTAGCTAATGAACAAGTAGTAGATGGAGGATGTGAACGTTGTGGAAGTCATGTAGAAAAAAGAAATTTAAATCAATGGTTTTTTAGAATTACTGATTATGCTGAAAGACTTTTAAAAGATATGAATAAATTAAAAGGTTGGCCAGATAAAGTAAAAATCATGCAAAAAAATTGGATTGGGAAAAGTTTAGGCGCGGAAGTATCTTTTCAAATTGAAAATACCACAGATACTATTAAAGTATTTACTACAAGGCCAGATACCATATTTGGAGTTACTTATTTAGTATTTGCACCTGAGCATCCTTTAGTAGAGAAATTTCTTCAAAATTCTCCTAATAAAGAAAAAATAAAAACGTTTATTAAAAAAATGCAAAATCTTAGTGAAATAGATCGAACTTCTACGGAGACAGAAAAAATAGGAATGTTTATTGATGCTTATGCAATTCATCCTATTACACAAAAGAGGATTCCTATTTTAATTGCTAATTATGTACTGATGGATTATGGTACTGGAGCTGTGATGGGGGTACCAGCTCATGATGAACGAGATTTTGAATTTGCTCAAAAATATCAATTACCTATTTCTATTGTAATTCAACCTAAGGATGGAGAAAAACTAACAGCAGAAAATCAAACAGAAGCATATTCTGGAGATGGAATTATGGTAAATTCAGGAAAGTACGATGGAATGTTTAATAGGGAAGCTTATCCTTTGATTATCAAAGAATTAGAGGAAAAAAATGTTGGGAAAAAAACTATATCTTATAGACTAAGGGATTGGCTAATTTCAAGACAAAGGTATTGGGGAACTCCTATTCCCATTATTTATTGTGATGATTGTGGGATTGTACCTGTTCCAGAAAAAGATTTACCTGTAAAACTTCCAACAGATGTAGAGTTTAAAAATAATGGACAATCTCCGTTGTTAGATTGTCAAGAATTTTTATATACTACTTGTCCTAAATGTGGTAAAAAAGCGAAAAGAGAAACAGATACAATGGATACTTTTGTAGATTCTTCTTGGTATTTTTTAAGATATTGCGATCCACATAATGACAAGAAGCCATTTAATAAAGAAAAAACAGATTATTGGATGGATGTAGATTTATATATTGGAGGAGTAGAACATGCAATTCTTCATTTATTGTATACACGTTTCTTTACAAAAGTACTATATGATTTTGGCTTGATATCTAGCGATGAACCTATCAAAAATTTATTAACTCAGGGAATGGTTCTTAAAGATGGGGAAAAAATGTCCAAATCCAAGGGAAATATAGTGAGTCCTGAAGAAATTATAGCTAATTATGGAGCAGATACCGCTAGACTTTTTATTTTATTTGCAGCCCCTCCAGAAAGAGATCTAGAGTGGAGTGATCAAGGAGTAGAAGGTTCTTATAAATTTTTAAATAGAGTATGGCGATTAGTAGATGAGCTAAAAAATCTTATTCCATTTTCCTATAAAATAGAGCAAGATAAGTTAAATAAAGTAGATAAAGAGTTAAGGTTTATATTGCACAATACTATTAAAAAAGTACAGGAAGATATTGAAGAAAGGTTTAATTTCAATACAGCTATTAGTGCTATTATGGAGTTAGTAAATGCTATTTATCATTATAAGGATCAAAAAGAGGTAAATAGAAATGTATTAGCAGAAGCCATTGAAAATCTTATTATTCTATTAGCTCCTTTTGTTCCACATATCACAGAAGAGATGTGGAAACAAATAGGAAAGGATCAAAGTGTTCATGAGCAATCTTGGCCACAATATGACAAAGAAGCTCTTAAAAGAGATGAGATAGAAATTGTTGTGCAAATTAATGGAAAAGTTAGGGATAGAATGATGTTGCCTATTAGTATTACTAAGCAAGAGATGGAGAAACAAGCTCTTCAGAAAGAAAAGATAAAACAATTATTAGAAGGAAAAGAAATTGTAAAAGTGATTACTGTTCCTAAAAAATTAATTAATATTGTTGTAAAGAAATAA
- the ilvA gene encoding threonine ammonia-lyase has product MNVSLKDIEKARETLKNVIYPTPLILSKKITSFSDNEIFLKAENLQKTGSFKIRGAYNKIANLNQEQKSRGVLASSAGNHAQGVALGASVYGIPSTIVMPLGAPVAKVSATQSYGAKVVLYGNVYDEAYEKALEIQNKTGATFLHPFDDPDVIAGQGTIGLEILDQLKDIDTIVVPIGGGGLISGIAIAAKSIRKEIKIIGVEPENAASMRTSIKKGEIETLELCGSIADGIAVKTPGELTYSIVKDYVDDIVTVSEEEIANAILTLMEDEKMVVEGAGAASIAAIIAGKINRKGKKIVAIISGGNIDMNMVTNIIDNELLKRGRMLEIKVCLPDKPGNLKHLLELIAQTKANVFTIHQTNLRPYLAVGMQEVSIILETKNHDHIAQIYKILKENEYSLIED; this is encoded by the coding sequence GTGAATGTAAGCTTAAAAGATATTGAAAAAGCACGCGAGACTTTAAAAAATGTAATTTACCCTACTCCTCTTATTTTAAGTAAAAAAATAACTTCTTTTAGTGATAATGAAATTTTTTTAAAAGCTGAAAATTTGCAAAAAACAGGATCTTTTAAAATTAGAGGTGCTTATAATAAAATTGCAAATTTAAATCAAGAGCAAAAGTCTAGGGGAGTATTAGCTTCTTCTGCAGGGAATCATGCCCAAGGAGTAGCCTTAGGTGCGTCTGTGTATGGAATTCCCTCTACTATCGTAATGCCATTAGGGGCACCAGTAGCTAAAGTTAGTGCGACTCAAAGTTATGGAGCAAAAGTAGTACTTTATGGAAATGTATATGATGAAGCCTATGAAAAAGCTTTAGAAATTCAAAATAAGACAGGAGCAACTTTTTTACATCCTTTTGATGATCCTGATGTTATTGCAGGACAAGGAACCATAGGATTAGAAATTTTAGATCAATTAAAAGATATAGATACCATTGTTGTACCAATTGGAGGAGGGGGATTAATATCTGGGATTGCAATTGCAGCAAAATCCATTCGTAAAGAGATAAAAATTATTGGAGTAGAACCAGAAAATGCTGCTAGTATGAGAACGTCTATTAAAAAGGGGGAAATAGAAACTTTAGAACTTTGTGGTAGTATTGCAGATGGAATCGCAGTAAAAACACCAGGTGAGTTAACTTATTCCATTGTAAAGGATTACGTAGATGACATCGTTACTGTATCGGAAGAGGAAATAGCCAATGCAATATTAACTCTTATGGAAGATGAAAAAATGGTTGTAGAGGGGGCAGGGGCTGCTTCTATTGCTGCTATTATTGCTGGAAAAATAAATAGAAAAGGGAAAAAAATTGTTGCAATTATCTCTGGTGGAAACATTGATATGAATATGGTTACTAATATTATTGATAATGAACTACTTAAAAGAGGACGAATGTTAGAGATAAAGGTTTGTTTACCAGATAAGCCAGGTAATCTAAAACATTTATTGGAATTAATTGCTCAGACAAAAGCCAACGTATTTACCATTCATCAAACCAATTTAAGGCCTTATTTGGCTGTCGGAATGCAAGAAGTATCTATTATATTAGAAACTAAAAATCATGACCATATTGCACAAATCTATAAAATATTAAAAGAAAATGAATATTCATTAATAGAAGATTAA
- a CDS encoding D-alanyl-D-alanine carboxypeptidase family protein, producing MIKKKIFIIALCILFLLTNLINTTMAAPNYKPNIKSPAAILIDAKTGQILYGKNINEPLYPASITKIMTALILLEEGDLNKVVKIHENVPSLIEPGSSQIYLLPGEKLTRKQLLYALLIESANDAAVAIAQDVAGSIENFADRMNEKAKELGATHSHFVNPHGLHDENHYTTAKDMAIITREAMKNPIFRNAVSTVRYIIPATEKQETRYLYNANRLIKKSTYKDYYYQGATGIKTGYTTQAQNTLVGGAKKGNLELISVVLNAKGTDIYEDTRTLLNYGFEHFTTKIIVRKGQVIKKLPLKNANELLPVSAKNTFQYASFKNSNEEITSIIKLDKDLSLPIKKGQIVGSIEYSLKGQPINTVPLVAEKTIEPSNRIIAFLYHIKIGKVILNIIVLFLLYRTFVFIRKNKDKKRSK from the coding sequence ATGATAAAGAAAAAAATTTTTATTATAGCATTATGTATTCTGTTCTTACTAACAAATCTAATAAACACTACCATGGCTGCACCTAACTATAAGCCCAATATCAAATCTCCTGCTGCTATTTTAATTGATGCAAAAACGGGACAAATTCTGTATGGTAAAAATATCAACGAACCACTCTATCCTGCTAGCATTACAAAAATTATGACAGCTCTTATTTTATTAGAAGAAGGAGATTTAAATAAAGTAGTTAAAATTCATGAAAATGTTCCCTCCTTAATTGAACCAGGAAGTAGTCAAATTTATTTACTCCCTGGAGAAAAACTTACTCGAAAACAATTATTATATGCTTTATTAATTGAATCTGCTAATGATGCAGCTGTAGCTATTGCTCAAGATGTCGCTGGATCTATAGAAAACTTTGCTGATAGGATGAATGAAAAAGCAAAGGAACTAGGAGCTACTCATTCTCATTTTGTTAACCCTCATGGACTACATGATGAAAATCATTATACCACTGCAAAAGATATGGCTATTATTACTAGAGAAGCAATGAAAAATCCTATATTTCGAAATGCTGTATCAACGGTACGCTATATTATTCCAGCTACAGAAAAACAAGAAACACGATATCTTTACAATGCTAATCGACTCATAAAAAAATCTACCTATAAAGATTATTATTATCAAGGAGCTACTGGCATAAAAACAGGATATACCACTCAAGCTCAGAATACTTTAGTAGGAGGAGCAAAAAAAGGAAATTTAGAACTTATTAGCGTAGTGTTAAATGCAAAAGGAACAGATATTTATGAAGATACCCGTACACTATTAAACTATGGTTTTGAACATTTTACTACTAAAATAATCGTAAGAAAAGGTCAAGTTATTAAAAAACTTCCTTTAAAAAACGCTAACGAGCTTTTACCTGTATCTGCGAAAAACACCTTTCAATATGCTTCTTTTAAAAATAGTAATGAAGAAATTACTTCTATTATAAAATTAGATAAAGATCTTTCTTTGCCTATAAAGAAAGGACAAATTGTAGGTAGCATAGAATACTCTTTAAAGGGTCAGCCTATTAATACAGTGCCCTTAGTTGCTGAAAAAACAATTGAACCTTCTAATCGCATTATCGCTTTTTTATACCACATAAAAATAGGAAAAGTAATTTTAAATATAATTGTATTATTTTTATTATATCGAACTTTTGTATTTATAAGAAAAAACAAAGACAAAAAAAGGTCTAAATGA
- a CDS encoding helix-hairpin-helix domain-containing protein — MREFIKGKKIFFIVSSIVILIIGAMVFHFQKSNDKILMIDQSKEEQFENTSEELEQQENPSTIEKEEVSEKEQSSQEIMVHIVGQVKYPGVVEVPEGTRLIEAIEQLGGITQQADLNAVNLSKKLIDEEKIYIPKKGEIPQEDIIFQSNINNSANSNISQEENSAKININTADQEQLKTLPGIGDTLSKNIIEYREIHGGFKSIEEIKDVNRIGDKIFNELKEKITI, encoded by the coding sequence TTGAGAGAGTTTATAAAAGGGAAAAAAATATTTTTTATTGTATCGAGTATTGTTATTTTGATAATAGGAGCAATGGTGTTTCATTTTCAAAAAAGCAATGATAAAATATTAATGATAGATCAATCTAAAGAAGAACAGTTTGAAAATACTAGTGAGGAGCTTGAGCAACAAGAAAATCCTTCAACAATAGAAAAAGAAGAGGTATCAGAAAAAGAACAATCTTCTCAAGAAATTATGGTGCATATTGTTGGACAAGTAAAGTATCCAGGGGTAGTAGAGGTTCCAGAAGGAACAAGATTGATTGAAGCCATTGAACAATTAGGAGGTATCACTCAGCAAGCTGATTTAAATGCTGTAAATTTATCAAAAAAGCTAATAGATGAGGAAAAAATTTATATTCCTAAAAAAGGAGAAATTCCTCAAGAAGATATTATTTTTCAAAGTAATATAAATAATAGCGCAAATAGTAATATAAGCCAAGAAGAAAATAGTGCTAAAATTAATATTAATACAGCAGATCAGGAGCAGCTAAAGACTTTACCTGGTATAGGAGATACCCTATCTAAAAATATTATAGAATATCGAGAAATTCATGGCGGATTTAAGAGTATAGAAGAAATAAAGGATGTAAATAGAATAGGAGATAAAATATTTAATGAACTTAAAGAAAAAATTACGATATAG
- the selD gene encoding selenide, water dikinase SelD gives MSKQQRLTQMTKSSGUAAKIGPEALQNILTQIKLKQDDRLLIGLESSDDAAIYKIDEQRALIQTLDFFTPVIDDPYLFGQIAAANSLSDVYAMGGVPLTAMNIVCFPNCLPSKILSEIIRGGADKIYEAGAVLVGGHSVEDQEPKYGLSVTGIVHPSQVKANSHAKAGDVLILTKPLGLGIINTAIKADFASDETIEEAIFIMSYLNKDARDTMQEVGVNGCTDITGFGLLGHAYEMASASNVSIEIDSSQLPIIKEAIMLGEMGMVPAGTYANRRYLKDKVLWLNQIPDITKDLLFDPQTSGGLLISIEEQKAQLLVSKLKEKLKVPYAIIGRVLSKGKKEIIVK, from the coding sequence ATGTCTAAACAACAACGATTAACTCAAATGACAAAAAGTTCAGGGTGAGCAGCTAAAATAGGGCCGGAGGCCTTACAAAATATATTAACACAGATTAAGTTAAAACAGGATGATAGATTATTAATTGGATTGGAGAGTTCTGATGATGCTGCTATCTATAAAATAGATGAACAGCGTGCATTAATACAAACTTTAGATTTTTTTACTCCTGTTATAGATGATCCTTATCTTTTTGGGCAAATTGCTGCTGCGAATTCCTTAAGTGACGTATATGCTATGGGAGGAGTGCCTTTGACAGCTATGAATATTGTTTGCTTTCCGAATTGTTTGCCTTCTAAAATATTATCTGAAATTATACGGGGAGGGGCAGATAAGATTTATGAAGCTGGTGCTGTATTAGTAGGAGGGCATAGTGTGGAAGATCAAGAACCCAAATATGGATTATCTGTGACTGGAATAGTACATCCTTCTCAAGTAAAAGCTAATTCTCATGCAAAAGCAGGAGACGTATTAATTCTTACAAAACCTTTAGGATTAGGTATTATTAATACTGCCATTAAGGCAGATTTTGCTTCTGACGAAACGATAGAAGAGGCTATTTTCATTATGTCTTATTTAAATAAAGATGCGAGGGATACTATGCAAGAGGTAGGGGTAAATGGTTGTACCGATATCACAGGTTTTGGGCTTTTAGGACATGCCTATGAAATGGCAAGTGCAAGTAATGTTAGCATTGAAATAGATAGTAGTCAACTTCCTATAATAAAAGAAGCGATTATGTTGGGAGAAATGGGAATGGTGCCAGCAGGAACTTACGCAAATAGAAGATATTTAAAAGATAAAGTTTTGTGGTTAAATCAAATTCCTGATATCACGAAAGATCTTTTATTTGATCCTCAAACTTCAGGAGGACTTTTGATATCTATAGAAGAGCAAAAAGCTCAATTATTAGTATCTAAGTTAAAGGAAAAATTAAAAGTTCCTTATGCAATAATTGGAAGGGTGTTATCTAAGGGAAAAAAAGAAATTATAGTAAAATAA
- the selA gene encoding L-seryl-tRNA(Sec) selenium transferase, translating to MIPSVDEIISMDEIKKFYKMTSHQNIVECIRKVLEEIRSLIIQLPEQEISHFKISQEELIQAISQKIKKKNELSLCSVINATGVVLHTNLGRALLSEEIKEALWSVASQYSTLEMNVETGKRGSRYDHVEELLCKLTGAESAIVVNNNAAAVTLVLSALAKEQKVIVSRGELVEIGGSFRIPEVMEQSGAHLVEVGATNKTHIKDYENAIDENTGALLKVHTSNYRILGFSESVSSKELVGLARKYEIPALEDVGSGVLIDLSNYGLSPEPTVQSIIEAGMDIVTFSGDKLLGGPQAGIIIGKKKYIEKIKKHPLNRAFRIDKLTLVALEATLKIYEEGENVIQRIPTLRMLIENKEILYDKAIKLKIAIQKNVTNNFYVEIEESCSQVGGGALPLEELPTYVVSIWSDSYSVNEIEEKLRNFRKPIFTRIFKQRIFFDVRTIVENDIEEIAQAMKLICKEKIRR from the coding sequence ATGATTCCATCGGTAGATGAAATCATTTCTATGGATGAAATAAAAAAATTTTATAAGATGACTTCTCATCAAAATATTGTAGAGTGTATAAGAAAAGTTTTAGAAGAGATTCGAAGTTTGATTATTCAACTTCCTGAACAGGAGATTTCTCATTTTAAAATATCACAAGAGGAATTAATTCAAGCTATTTCTCAAAAGATCAAAAAGAAAAATGAATTAAGTCTTTGCTCTGTTATTAATGCAACAGGGGTAGTTCTTCATACTAATTTGGGAAGGGCTCTTTTAAGTGAAGAAATAAAGGAAGCTCTGTGGTCAGTAGCGAGTCAATATTCTACTTTGGAAATGAATGTAGAAACAGGTAAAAGAGGATCGAGGTATGATCATGTAGAAGAACTATTATGTAAACTTACAGGAGCAGAAAGTGCTATTGTTGTAAATAATAACGCTGCAGCAGTTACCTTGGTTCTTAGTGCTTTGGCAAAAGAACAAAAGGTAATTGTATCTCGAGGAGAATTAGTAGAAATAGGAGGTTCTTTTCGTATTCCAGAAGTTATGGAACAAAGTGGAGCTCATTTAGTAGAAGTAGGTGCTACTAATAAAACTCATATAAAAGATTACGAAAATGCTATTGATGAAAATACAGGAGCATTATTGAAGGTACATACTAGCAATTATAGAATTTTAGGGTTTAGCGAATCAGTATCCAGTAAAGAATTGGTAGGATTGGCAAGAAAATATGAAATCCCTGCTTTAGAAGATGTAGGGAGTGGAGTATTAATTGATTTATCTAATTATGGATTATCTCCGGAGCCTACTGTACAAAGCATAATAGAGGCAGGAATGGATATTGTTACATTCAGTGGTGATAAACTATTAGGGGGGCCTCAAGCAGGAATTATTATTGGTAAAAAAAAATATATAGAAAAGATAAAAAAACATCCATTAAATCGTGCTTTTCGTATTGATAAACTGACTCTTGTAGCTTTAGAAGCTACTTTAAAGATTTATGAAGAAGGAGAAAATGTAATTCAGCGAATTCCGACACTTAGGATGCTTATTGAAAATAAAGAAATACTTTATGATAAAGCAATAAAATTAAAAATAGCAATTCAAAAAAATGTAACAAATAATTTTTATGTAGAAATAGAAGAATCTTGTTCTCAGGTAGGAGGAGGAGCTTTACCTCTAGAAGAACTGCCTACTTATGTTGTAAGTATTTGGAGTGATTCTTATTCAGTTAATGAGATAGAAGAAAAACTACGAAATTTTAGAAAACCTATTTTTACTCGCATCTTTAAACAACGAATATTTTTTGATGTGCGTACCATTGTAGAAAATGATATAGAAGAAATTGCTCAAGCAATGAAACTTATTTGTAAAGAGAAAATAAGGAGGTAA